A single region of the Gilliamella apis genome encodes:
- the hflC gene encoding protease modulator HflC, whose translation MRKLLIPIVLILIGVLFSSIYVIEEGTRGVVLRFNKIIGLSEPGLHFKMPLIDSVKTIDAKIQTTNSSNNNNEQRFFNVQKKELIVDYFVQWKIVDFNRYYETIAGGNDVNDLILARLNGRLRSEIGKLSNRDIINDSNADTKSRNSLMARVKDSLNGSSQDGEENLPIDKLVTDAKKDPENSKTSLRAFGVDVIDVRIKQINFPAEVSESIYANMRAEREVIARDKRYDGIKQAEEIRAEATFEKTKIISEAERQSRSIRGEGDANAAKLYADAFGKDIEFFSFIRSLKAYEQSFTGNDVMVISPDSEFFQYMKLKSNK comes from the coding sequence ATGCGAAAATTATTGATTCCTATAGTTTTAATTTTAATTGGCGTACTTTTTTCAAGTATCTATGTGATAGAAGAGGGTACTCGTGGTGTCGTTTTACGTTTTAATAAAATTATTGGTTTATCTGAACCTGGATTACATTTTAAAATGCCACTAATCGATAGCGTTAAAACGATTGATGCTAAAATCCAAACTACCAATAGTTCAAATAATAATAATGAACAACGTTTTTTTAATGTACAAAAGAAAGAACTAATTGTGGACTATTTTGTGCAATGGAAAATTGTTGATTTTAACCGTTATTATGAAACTATTGCTGGTGGTAATGATGTTAACGACTTAATTTTGGCTCGGTTAAATGGTCGTTTACGTTCTGAGATTGGTAAATTAAGTAATCGAGATATCATTAATGATTCTAATGCCGATACCAAATCAAGAAATTCATTAATGGCGCGAGTTAAAGATTCGTTAAATGGTTCATCACAAGATGGTGAAGAAAATTTACCGATTGATAAATTAGTTACTGACGCGAAAAAAGATCCTGAAAACAGTAAAACTAGTTTAAGGGCTTTCGGTGTTGATGTAATTGACGTTCGAATTAAACAAATTAACTTCCCTGCTGAAGTCTCTGAATCGATTTATGCTAACATGAGAGCTGAACGTGAAGTTATTGCTCGTGACAAACGTTATGATGGTATCAAACAAGCTGAAGAAATAAGAGCGGAAGCTACATTTGAAAAAACCAAAATTATATCAGAAGCCGAACGTCAATCTCGCTCAATTCGCGGTGAAGGTGATGCTAATGCAGCTAAACTTTATGCTGACGCTTTTGGTAAAGATATTGAGTTTTTTAGCTTTATTCGTAGTTTAAAAGCTTATGAACAAAGCTTTACAGGTAATGATGTTATGGTCATTAGTCCTGATAGTGAATTTTTCCAATACATGAAATTAAAGTCTAACAAATAA
- the hflK gene encoding FtsH protease activity modulator HflK produces MAWNQPGNNGQDNDPWGNNKKPSNSTGGIFNQLKDLFKKGSSGNNRGPSDIKLSMNSSKIILAVIVVLILIWAVSGFYTIKQNQRGVITRFGQVQPEIIQPGLNWNPSFIDKVYKVDTQGTYNFNVHGDIITTSEKGENLVFVEMNVQYRISDPVKYLFNVTNVEDSLRQAADSALRTSVGSSNIDAIISDGRSDLEDSTKDELINVISHYDMGITIVDLNFQVARPPVEVQDAYADAIRAQNDSEREIKQAKADKVQLVQQAEGRSATILADANAYKVKVELEAIGDVARFEKLLPQYKAAPEITKDRLYIETMEKILAKTQKVIVNDKSGNLLVLPLEQLLKNKNEQSSESITANSDSDYNINLPNPLDAESAQQNSIDVQNHSSTTNNNSNNRTRRTMGR; encoded by the coding sequence ATGGCGTGGAATCAGCCCGGCAATAACGGACAAGATAACGACCCATGGGGAAATAATAAGAAACCTTCCAATTCAACTGGAGGGATATTTAACCAACTCAAAGATCTCTTTAAAAAAGGGAGTTCAGGTAATAATCGAGGACCTTCTGATATTAAGCTATCAATGAATAGTTCGAAAATTATTTTGGCAGTGATAGTTGTTCTTATCCTAATTTGGGCGGTAAGTGGTTTTTATACTATCAAACAAAATCAACGAGGTGTGATAACTCGTTTTGGGCAAGTTCAACCTGAAATTATTCAACCTGGTTTGAATTGGAATCCATCATTTATTGATAAAGTTTATAAAGTCGATACGCAAGGTACTTATAACTTCAATGTGCATGGCGATATCATTACAACAAGTGAAAAAGGTGAAAACTTAGTCTTTGTTGAAATGAACGTACAATATCGTATTAGTGATCCAGTTAAATACTTATTTAATGTGACTAATGTTGAAGATAGTTTACGTCAAGCTGCGGATAGTGCACTTAGGACTTCAGTAGGTAGTTCTAACATTGATGCTATCATTTCAGATGGTCGTTCAGATTTAGAAGATAGTACTAAAGATGAATTAATTAATGTTATTTCTCATTATGATATGGGGATTACTATTGTCGATCTTAACTTCCAAGTTGCTCGTCCACCTGTAGAAGTGCAAGATGCTTATGCAGATGCAATTAGAGCTCAGAATGATAGTGAACGCGAAATAAAACAAGCTAAAGCTGATAAAGTTCAATTAGTTCAGCAAGCAGAAGGTCGTTCGGCGACCATTTTGGCCGATGCAAATGCTTATAAAGTAAAAGTAGAATTAGAAGCAATTGGTGATGTTGCTCGGTTTGAAAAATTATTACCACAATATAAAGCTGCGCCCGAAATTACTAAAGATCGTTTATATATTGAAACGATGGAAAAAATATTAGCTAAAACGCAGAAAGTTATTGTTAATGATAAGAGTGGTAATTTATTAGTACTACCGTTAGAACAATTATTAAAAAATAAAAATGAGCAATCATCTGAATCAATCACAGCAAATTCAGACAGTGATTATAATATTAATCTGCCAAATCCTTTGGATGCAGAAAGTGCTCAACAAAATAGTATTGATGTGCAAAATCATAGCTCAACGACTAATAATAATTCTAATAATCGCACTAGACGGACTATGGGTCGATAA
- the hfq gene encoding RNA chaperone Hfq produces MSKGQSLQDPYLNLLRREHIPVSIYLVNGIKLQGQIESFDQFVILLKNTVSQMVYKHAISTVVPSRPISGLVSQPEEESES; encoded by the coding sequence ATGTCAAAAGGGCAGTCATTACAAGATCCTTATTTGAATTTGCTTCGTCGCGAGCATATTCCAGTATCAATTTATCTTGTTAACGGTATTAAATTACAAGGACAAATTGAATCATTTGATCAGTTTGTTATTTTATTAAAAAATACTGTTAGTCAAATGGTATACAAACACGCAATCTCTACAGTTGTTCCTTCAAGACCTATTTCTGGTTTGGTGTCTCAACCTGAAGAGGAAAGCGAAAGCTAA
- the miaA gene encoding tRNA (adenosine(37)-N6)-dimethylallyltransferase MiaA codes for MNKAKIISLMGPTASGKTAFAMELYDKYPIDIISVDSALIYRGMDIGSAKPTKQEQQKYPHKLIDICDPAESYSAANFRHDAIEEIEKSLSNGRTPLLVGGTMLYFKALIEGLSPLPAADSDIRQQIEEKANKLGWQAIHEELKKVDPVSAQRIHPNDPQRLNRALEVYLISGKSLTELTQESGEALPYDIMQLAIMPEDRAELHQRIEQRFLQMLDQGFEDEVKTLMLRSDLHTNLPSIRCVGYRQMWEYLNGDISYDEMVFKGICATRQLAKRQITWLRGWKQPITWLNQDNKDTVFKHIF; via the coding sequence ATGAATAAAGCAAAAATTATTTCATTAATGGGGCCTACTGCGTCCGGTAAGACGGCTTTTGCCATGGAACTTTATGACAAGTATCCGATTGATATTATTAGTGTTGATTCGGCACTTATTTATCGCGGTATGGATATCGGCAGTGCGAAACCCACTAAACAAGAGCAGCAAAAATATCCACATAAACTGATTGATATCTGTGATCCTGCTGAAAGTTACTCGGCAGCTAATTTTCGGCATGATGCGATTGAAGAAATTGAAAAATCGTTAAGTAATGGTCGAACACCATTACTAGTTGGCGGAACGATGCTGTATTTTAAAGCTTTAATTGAAGGACTTTCACCTCTTCCTGCTGCGGATAGTGATATACGGCAGCAAATTGAAGAAAAAGCCAATAAATTAGGTTGGCAAGCGATTCATGAGGAGTTAAAGAAGGTTGATCCTGTGTCAGCTCAGCGAATTCATCCGAATGATCCGCAACGGCTTAATCGCGCATTAGAGGTTTATCTCATTTCTGGTAAAAGTTTAACCGAGCTTACTCAAGAAAGTGGCGAAGCATTACCTTATGACATCATGCAGCTAGCTATTATGCCGGAAGATAGAGCTGAGTTGCACCAACGTATTGAGCAGCGTTTTTTACAAATGCTAGATCAAGGCTTTGAAGATGAAGTAAAAACACTTATGTTGCGATCTGATCTGCATACCAATCTACCTTCTATCCGTTGTGTTGGCTATCGTCAAATGTGGGAATATCTTAATGGTGATATCAGTTATGATGAGATGGTATTCAAGGGTATTTGTGCTACTCGTCAATTAGCGAAACGGCAAATTACTTGGCTTAGAGGTTGGAAACAACCGATAACATGGTTAAATCAAGATAACAAAGATACCGTTTTTAAGCATATTTTTTAA